A genome region from Coffea arabica cultivar ET-39 chromosome 7e, Coffea Arabica ET-39 HiFi, whole genome shotgun sequence includes the following:
- the LOC140011353 gene encoding uncharacterized protein, whose product MAPYEALYGRKCRSPIYWDEVGEKKILDPTIIPWMEDAQEKIKLIRQRLQTAQSRQKSYADNRRKDLEFEVGDHVFLKIIPLRSVTAGRGKKLQPRFVGPFPILQRVGKVAYRHELPPSLSRIHDVFHVSMLKKYYPYPTHIVQPEEIEIDEALTYEERPVRVLDRKVKELRNKQISLVKILWKNHRVEEATWETEEEMKKKYPGMFNNSCEKFRGRNSLRGIL is encoded by the coding sequence ATGGCACCATATGAAGCTCTTTATGGGCGAAAGTGCCGTTCACCGATATACTGGGATGAGGTAGGAGAAAAGAAGATTCTAGACCCTACTAtcattccttggatggaggatgccCAAGAGAAGATCAAGTTAATCCGTCAAAGACTCCAGACAGCTCAAAGTCGCCAGAAGAGTTACgcagataaccgaaggaaagatCTGGAATTTGAAGTCGGAGACCATGTTTTCCTGAAGATTATCCCGTTGCGGAGTGTTACTGCTGGcagaggaaagaagcttcaacctaGATTCGTAGGACCCTTCCCGATTCTTCAACGAGTTGGAAAAGTAGCATACAGACACGAGTTGCCGCCAAGCTTGTCACGAATTCACGATGTATTCCATGTGTCAATGCTCAAAAAGTACTACCCTTATCCAACTCACATTGTGCAACCGGAGGAGATTGAAATTGACGAAGCCCTTACCTACGAGGAGAGACCTGTGCGAGTACTTGATAGAAAAGTTAAGGAGCtgaggaataaacaaatttcactGGTGAAGATTCTGTGGAAGAACCACAGAGTCGAAGAAGCGACATGGGAGACGGAGGAggagatgaaaaagaaataccctgGAATGTTTAATAACTCatgtgagaaatttcgaggacgaaattctttaagggggattTTATGA